In Sporichthya brevicatena, the DNA window GCGTGGTGCTCTACGACACGACGGTGGACAAGCTTCCCCCGGCCGAGATCCGGCAGATCGTCGCGCACGAGTTCGGGCACGTGAAGGACAACGACGTCCTCGACGGGACGCTGGTCGGCGCCCTCGGGGCCGCCACCGGCGTCTGCGTGCTGTACCTCGCGATCACCTCACCGCGGCTGCGCCGGCGGGCCGGGGTGGACGACCCCGCGGACCCGGCGTCGCTGGCGCTGGTGCTCGCCGTCGTCGCGGTCGTCGTGGCGGTGTCGACGCCGGTGGGTCTCGCCGTCAGCCGCAAGGTCGAGGCCCGCGCCGACGTGCACGCGCTGGACCTGACGCGCGACCCGGCGACGCTGATCGCGATGCAGCGTCGGCTCTCGGCGGCGAACCTCGGCGACGTCGACCCCCCGTGGATCGTGACGTTCCTGCGCTCCACCCACCCGGTCGGGCCGACGCGCATCGCCAACGCCCGGACCTGGGCCCGGCTGCACGGCGTCCCCGAACCGCCGGACCAGGCCGACGTCCCGATTCCGCGGCGCTGACCCCCGGCTGCGAAACTGCCGCGATGCCGCGGATCCTGGTCGTCACCAACGACTACCCACCGCGGGCCGGCGGCATCCAGTCCTTCGTCGAGGCGCTCGTGCGCCGGCTTCCACCGGACGAGGTTGTCGTCTACGCGCCGGCCTGGGAGGGCGCCGCGGCGTACGACGCGGGAGAGCCCTACCCGGTCGTGCGGCACCCGCGCGCGCTGATGCTGCCGATCCCGACCGTGGCCCGCCGGGCCCGCGAGATCGCCCGCCGGTACGGCTGCGACCGCGTGCTGTTCGGCGCGGCGGCGCCGCTGGGCCTGCTGGCGCCGGGGCTGCGCGAGGTCGGCGTCCGCCGGTCGGTCGGCATCACCCACGGCCACGAGGCCGGCTGGGCGCTCGTCCCCGGGGGCCGCACGGCGGTGCGCCGGGTCGGCGCGGCGGTCGATGTCCTGACCTACCTCGGCGACTACACGCGCACCCACATCTCGCGGGTCCTGCGGCCGGCCGACCGCGCCAAGCTCGTGCGCCTGCACCCGGGCGTGGACACCGACGTCTTCGTCCCCGCCGCCGGCCGTGCCGAGCGGCGGGCGGAACTCGGGCTGGGCGACCGGCCCGTCGTCGTCTGCGTGTCCCGGCTGGTGCGCCGCAAGGGCCAGGACGTCCTGATCGCCGCGCTGCCCGCGATCCGGGCCCGCGTGCCCGGGGCGACGCTCCTGCTGGTCGGGTCCGGGCCCGACGACGAGCACCTGCGCACCCTCGCCGCGCGCACCGGGGTGACCGAACACGTGGTGTTCACCGGCGGGGTCCCGGCGGCGGACCTGCCGTCGTACTACGCGGCCGGTGACGTGTTCGCGATGCCGTGCCGCACCCGCCGGCGCGGCCTGGACGTCGAAGGGCTCGGCATGGTCTTCCTGGAGGCCTCCGCGACCGGCCTGCCCGTCGTCGTCGGCGACTCCGGCGGCGCCCCCGACGCGGTCCTGCCCGGGCGTACCGGACACGTGGTGGACGGTCGCTCGCCCGCCGCGGTCGCCCGGACCGTCGGCGACCTGCTCGCCGACCCGGCCGCCGCGGCGGCGCTCGGGGCCGCCGG includes these proteins:
- a CDS encoding glycosyltransferase family 4 protein; the encoded protein is MPRILVVTNDYPPRAGGIQSFVEALVRRLPPDEVVVYAPAWEGAAAYDAGEPYPVVRHPRALMLPIPTVARRAREIARRYGCDRVLFGAAAPLGLLAPGLREVGVRRSVGITHGHEAGWALVPGGRTAVRRVGAAVDVLTYLGDYTRTHISRVLRPADRAKLVRLHPGVDTDVFVPAAGRAERRAELGLGDRPVVVCVSRLVRRKGQDVLIAALPAIRARVPGATLLLVGSGPDDEHLRTLAARTGVTEHVVFTGGVPAADLPSYYAAGDVFAMPCRTRRRGLDVEGLGMVFLEASATGLPVVVGDSGGAPDAVLPGRTGHVVDGRSPAAVARTVGDLLADPAAAAALGAAGRAWAVEEWGWDLQARRLLELFED